TTCCATCAGACTCAACCATTCCTTGCCAGTTCTGAAAACTTTCTGAAACCAAAGCGTATGTGGGAATTGTATTAATTGATCTATCGTAGTTTTGAACTTTTACAGTATTTAATGAGATCTCAGTAACTGTACCATCAATTTTTCGACTTGGCATTTCAATCCAATCACCAGGCTTAACTAGATTATTTGCAGATAACTGTATAGAAGCTACAAGCCCTAGTATAGTATCCTTAAAAACTAACATTAGTACCGCTGCCGATGCCCCCAAACCAACTAGAAGACTTGCTGGGTTTTTGTTAATAAGAATTGCTATTATTACTATTCCTCCTAAAAAGTAAGCAATAATATTTATTACTTGCAGATAGCCTTTTATGGGTCTACTCTTTGCTACAGGAAGAGTTTGGTATACATCATGAACCGCATTTAGAAAGGCATTAACAACAAGAAGTGAAACAACGGTCATGAAGATCTTTGTTAGATCGTAAAAGAAAAGCGTAAGTTTTGGTGAGTAATCGTAAAGAGCAATGTGAATTGTCGAGTAAATCACAATTGCTGGAGCAAAGTGAGCTAGTTTGTGAAAAAACTTTCTTTCAACCAGAATATCATCCCAATCAGTTTCAGTCTTTTTGGCTATTCGTGCTACTAGAACAAGAATAATTTTTCGAACTATATAATCGGCTAATAAGGCGAGAATGGCAATGACTGCGAGAGATATTGCAACTTTAAATAGCTGGGCAAAGGTTTCATTTATTCCATTATTCAGTAACCAATTTTCCAGATTTTCGAGCAACTGGTACTTCTCTACAATTTGTTCCTCAACG
This region of Bacteroidales bacterium genomic DNA includes:
- a CDS encoding mechanosensitive ion channel, which translates into the protein MQAQIQAVEEQIVEKYQLLENLENWLLNNGINETFAQLFKVAISLAVIAILALLADYIVRKIILVLVARIAKKTETDWDDILVERKFFHKLAHFAPAIVIYSTIHIALYDYSPKLTLFFYDLTKIFMTVVSLLVVNAFLNAVHDVYQTLPVAKSRPIKGYLQVINIIAYFLGGIVIIAILINKNPASLLVGLGASAAVLMLVFKDTILGLVASIQLSANNLVKPGDWIEMPSRKIDGTVTEISLNTVKVQNYDRSINTIPTYALVSESFQNWQGMVESDGRLIKRSILFDMRSVKFCTQEQIEKFRKINLLTEFIDNKSKENEESNSENNVNTQALVNGQKLTNFGVFRKYIELFLRNNPNINQNTTIVVRHRQPSENGIPLEIYCFSKEKAMANYEEVQANIFEHILSVIPEFELRVFQRPSGDDFKV